One genomic window of Brevundimonas vesicularis includes the following:
- a CDS encoding enoyl-CoA hydratase, whose translation MSEHIRSELADGVLTVTLDRADKKNAITQAMYSALAEATERARTDGAVRVLLLRAEGDSFSAGNDIQDFIALGSQGAGPGDMPVFRFLKALADLDKPAVAAVKGRAVGIGLTMLLHCDLVVVAEDALLSVPFVNLALAPEAASSLLLPAVIGHQRAFELFALGEPLDGRTALAWGIANRAVPADRVEATAAELAAKVAARAPNSIRKTKRLMRDAEGIWALMQREGEAFGSQMRSPEAMEAFMAFTQKRAPDFSKAG comes from the coding sequence GTGAGCGAACATATCCGCAGCGAACTGGCCGACGGCGTCCTGACCGTCACCCTGGATCGGGCCGACAAGAAGAACGCCATCACCCAGGCCATGTATTCGGCCTTGGCCGAGGCGACGGAGCGGGCGCGCACCGACGGTGCGGTGCGGGTGCTGCTGCTGCGCGCCGAGGGCGACAGCTTCTCGGCCGGTAACGACATTCAGGACTTCATCGCTCTGGGCTCGCAAGGGGCGGGGCCGGGCGACATGCCGGTGTTTCGTTTCCTGAAGGCGTTGGCTGATCTGGACAAGCCGGCGGTGGCGGCGGTGAAGGGGCGGGCGGTCGGGATCGGTCTAACGATGCTACTGCATTGCGATCTGGTGGTGGTGGCCGAGGACGCGCTGCTGTCCGTGCCCTTCGTCAATCTGGCCTTGGCGCCCGAGGCGGCATCCAGCCTGCTGTTGCCGGCCGTGATCGGTCATCAGCGGGCCTTCGAACTGTTCGCGTTGGGCGAGCCGCTGGATGGCCGGACGGCCCTGGCCTGGGGCATCGCCAATCGCGCGGTGCCGGCCGATCGGGTCGAGGCGACGGCGGCGGAGCTGGCGGCCAAGGTGGCGGCCCGAGCGCCCAACTCAATCCGCAAGACAAAGCGGCTGATGCGTGACGCCGAAGGCATTTGGGCGCTGATGCAGCGCGAGGGCGAAGCCTTCGGCTCGCAGATGCGCAGTCCCGAAGCGATGGAGGCCTTCATGGCCTTCACGCAGAAGCGGGCGCCGGACTTTTCGAAGGCCGGTTAA
- a CDS encoding GNAT family N-acetyltransferase — protein MSHALSIPPAVSRIEAEAPADAEGVDALVMAAFGPGRFSKTAERLREGSQPSAGFVVKREGEVVGSVRLWPVVVGDSPALFLGPIAVDAGRRSDGLGAELVQACVDHARTLDVGGVLLVGDAAYFERFGFVPAPEAILPGPVDRRRVLWLATGVDQVSGSVRIG, from the coding sequence ATGTCGCACGCCCTTTCCATACCTCCGGCCGTAAGCCGTATCGAAGCCGAGGCCCCGGCCGACGCAGAAGGCGTGGATGCGCTGGTCATGGCCGCTTTCGGGCCGGGACGGTTCTCCAAGACGGCCGAACGTCTGCGTGAAGGTTCGCAGCCAAGCGCGGGCTTTGTTGTGAAGCGCGAGGGGGAAGTGGTGGGCTCGGTGCGGCTATGGCCGGTCGTGGTTGGAGACAGCCCGGCTCTGTTTTTGGGACCGATCGCGGTGGACGCCGGTCGCCGGAGCGACGGACTGGGCGCCGAACTGGTTCAGGCGTGCGTGGATCACGCACGGACGCTGGACGTCGGCGGCGTGCTGCTGGTTGGGGACGCGGCCTATTTCGAGCGGTTCGGATTCGTCCCTGCGCCCGAGGCGATCCTGCCCGGACCGGTGGATCGCCGCCGCGTCCTGTGGCTGGCGACCGGGGTGGATCAGGTTTCGGGTTCGGTTCGCATCGGCTGA
- a CDS encoding DUF1285 domain-containing protein, translating into MDNPRSGLNAVAEAAKQAPRKGLPPVHLWHPEHCGDIDIVIRTDGVWMHEGSPIGRKELVRLFSTVLRKDPDGYHLVTPVEKLKISVEDLPFRAVAMRREGGDLIFTTDVGDEVRASEADPIVVETDPTTGEPAPRIHVRRDLWARIARSVFYEMVEMAQEVDGRLVVQSGGQVFSLGAVT; encoded by the coding sequence ATGGATAATCCCAGGTCAGGACTGAACGCTGTCGCCGAGGCGGCCAAACAGGCGCCCCGCAAGGGGCTGCCGCCGGTCCACCTGTGGCATCCCGAGCATTGCGGCGACATCGATATCGTCATCCGGACGGACGGCGTCTGGATGCATGAAGGCTCGCCCATTGGCCGCAAGGAATTGGTGCGGCTGTTCTCGACCGTGCTGAGGAAGGACCCGGACGGCTATCATTTGGTCACGCCGGTCGAAAAGCTGAAGATCAGCGTCGAGGATTTGCCGTTCCGTGCTGTCGCGATGCGTCGGGAGGGCGGCGACCTGATTTTCACCACCGATGTCGGTGACGAGGTGAGGGCCAGCGAAGCCGATCCCATCGTCGTCGAAACCGATCCCACGACGGGTGAGCCGGCGCCGCGCATCCATGTGCGACGCGATCTGTGGGCGCGCATCGCGCGGTCGGTCTTCTATGAAATGGTCGAAATGGCCCAAGAGGTCGACGGACGACTGGTCGTTCAGTCGGGCGGCCAGGTCTTCTCATTGGGCGCGGTGACGTGA
- a CDS encoding CoA pyrophosphatase, with the protein MSLETLKARLVDRLAPVETWRPELVAARSDFDLNPQATRTAKELRPAAVLIPIVARPEGATVLLTRRADNLARHTGQIAFPGGRLDPGETAVQAALREADEEVALDPTAVEVLGLSDAYETGTGFLVTPVIGWLRETPVTTPSPDEVAEVFETPWDFLMDAANHRRDFYDLDEGLRRWFWAMPWGERYIWGVTAGILKALHVRLYGDEAAPEAAADEDAA; encoded by the coding sequence GTGAGCCTGGAGACCTTGAAGGCCCGGCTGGTCGATCGGCTGGCGCCGGTCGAGACGTGGCGGCCTGAACTGGTCGCGGCGCGGTCAGACTTCGACCTGAACCCTCAAGCGACACGGACGGCCAAGGAGCTTCGGCCGGCGGCGGTGCTGATCCCCATCGTAGCGCGGCCCGAGGGGGCGACCGTGCTGCTGACGCGGCGCGCGGACAACCTGGCGCGGCATACGGGGCAAATCGCCTTCCCGGGCGGTCGGCTGGATCCTGGCGAGACCGCAGTTCAGGCGGCGCTGCGTGAGGCGGACGAGGAGGTGGCGCTGGACCCGACGGCGGTCGAGGTGCTGGGCCTGTCGGACGCCTATGAGACGGGGACCGGATTTCTGGTCACGCCGGTGATCGGCTGGCTGCGCGAGACGCCGGTCACGACGCCGTCGCCGGACGAGGTCGCCGAGGTGTTCGAGACGCCGTGGGACTTTCTGATGGACGCCGCCAACCATCGTCGCGACTTTTACGATCTGGATGAAGGCTTGCGGCGCTGGTTCTGGGCTATGCCTTGGGGCGAGCGCTACATCTGGGGCGTGACGGCGGGGATCCTGAAGGCGTTGCACGTGCGGCTGTATGGCGACGAGGCTGCGCCAGAGGCGGCGGCCGACGAGGATGCGGCATGA
- a CDS encoding CCA tRNA nucleotidyltransferase yields MSVSVKGQPWLESEATRAVMRALEVAGGAGCARFVGGCVRNSLLGQPVDDIDIATRLRPEQTMAALKAAGMKAVPTGVEHGTVTGVSERRPYEITTLRRDVETDGRRAVVAFTEDWAEDAARRDFRLNALYADAAGTVFDPTGGGLEDAAAGRIVFIGEAETRIREDYLRILRFFRFYAWYGRGEPDAVGLAACAALKGGMAQLSAERVSKELLKLLAAPDPRAAVRAMAETGVLAQILPQAQPLALFEAMCELTDDPVMRMSALLQADVAAVTEIAGGLRLSNAVRDRLAAAVADGPAVSPAMSDAEARAAIYRLGRRAFEDRLMRAQAAGGGDGARLRALVADWTPPKMPVGGRDVARLGLRPGPETGRLLKAFEDGWVADDFPAEGLEARLKTLIATERG; encoded by the coding sequence ATGAGCGTCTCTGTGAAGGGACAGCCCTGGCTGGAAAGCGAAGCGACGCGGGCGGTGATGCGGGCGCTGGAAGTGGCGGGCGGTGCGGGCTGCGCGCGGTTCGTGGGCGGCTGCGTGAGGAACAGTCTGCTGGGCCAGCCGGTCGACGACATCGACATCGCCACGCGCCTGCGACCGGAACAGACCATGGCAGCGCTGAAGGCGGCAGGAATGAAGGCCGTGCCGACGGGCGTCGAGCACGGCACGGTGACGGGCGTGTCGGAGCGGCGTCCCTATGAGATCACGACCCTGCGTCGTGATGTGGAGACGGACGGACGCCGCGCGGTGGTCGCCTTCACCGAGGACTGGGCCGAGGATGCGGCGCGGCGGGATTTTCGTTTGAACGCCCTTTACGCAGATGCGGCAGGGACGGTGTTCGATCCAACCGGCGGCGGGCTGGAGGATGCGGCGGCGGGACGCATCGTTTTCATCGGCGAGGCGGAGACGCGCATCCGCGAGGACTATTTACGCATCCTGCGCTTCTTCCGGTTCTACGCCTGGTACGGGCGGGGTGAGCCGGACGCGGTCGGGCTGGCGGCGTGCGCGGCGCTGAAGGGCGGCATGGCGCAGCTGTCGGCCGAGCGGGTGTCCAAGGAATTGTTGAAACTGCTGGCGGCGCCCGACCCGCGTGCGGCGGTGCGGGCGATGGCCGAGACCGGCGTGCTGGCCCAGATACTGCCGCAGGCGCAGCCACTGGCTCTGTTCGAGGCGATGTGTGAGCTGACCGACGATCCGGTGATGCGGATGTCAGCCTTGCTTCAGGCCGATGTGGCGGCTGTGACGGAGATCGCGGGTGGTCTGAGATTGTCGAACGCGGTGCGAGATCGGCTGGCGGCGGCGGTGGCGGACGGGCCTGCCGTTTCGCCGGCGATGAGCGACGCCGAGGCGCGGGCGGCGATCTACAGGCTGGGACGCAGGGCGTTCGAAGATCGGCTGATGCGCGCCCAGGCGGCCGGAGGGGGCGATGGCGCGCGGCTGCGGGCGCTGGTCGCCGATTGGACGCCGCCCAAGATGCCGGTGGGGGGGCGCGATGTGGCGCGTCTGGGCCTGAGGCCAGGGCCGGAGACGGGACGGTTGTTGAAGGCGTTCGAGGACGGTTGGGTCGCTGACGACTTCCCTGCCGAAGGCCTTGAGGCGCGGCTGAAGACCCTTATCGCGACTGAGCGCGGGTGA
- a CDS encoding endonuclease/exonuclease/phosphatase family protein, which translates to MTLIKLAANVTASALLLGLAAFGAAALSGIGHRWVDILAQFTSPVLLAAVGVTVACLLFRLWPASIVGGLACVVLALSVWPQWTPTKGAPVPDQPIVRVYSANLYVFNTDVVAMRQSIAAADADILVLVELGQAPASRLDELLPDYPHRVLIGQARAGDHARSIIASRYPILQRLPERPDGLSAVGATVQTPIGPINVFGVHLTRPWPYQYQWGQITQVMALSERMKAAPDHPTIAAGDFNSVSSARIGKQIQSDLGLVPAPGWPGTWPSQIPSFAGITIDQVYRSPDLALITRRLGEPTGSDHRPVVTEFTRAQSR; encoded by the coding sequence ATGACCCTGATCAAGCTGGCGGCGAATGTGACGGCGAGCGCCCTGCTGCTGGGCTTGGCGGCTTTCGGCGCAGCGGCGCTCAGCGGCATCGGCCATCGCTGGGTGGATATACTGGCGCAGTTCACATCGCCGGTGTTGCTGGCGGCCGTCGGCGTGACCGTGGCGTGTCTGCTCTTTCGCCTATGGCCGGCCTCGATCGTCGGTGGACTGGCGTGCGTGGTGCTAGCCCTGTCGGTCTGGCCGCAATGGACACCGACGAAGGGCGCGCCGGTTCCCGACCAGCCGATCGTACGGGTCTATTCGGCCAATCTGTATGTGTTCAACACCGATGTCGTAGCCATGCGCCAGTCCATCGCGGCCGCCGACGCCGACATCCTCGTGCTGGTCGAGTTGGGGCAGGCGCCGGCGTCGCGGCTGGACGAGTTGCTGCCGGACTATCCCCATCGCGTTCTGATCGGCCAGGCGCGCGCCGGCGACCACGCGCGCTCGATCATCGCCTCGCGCTATCCGATCCTGCAACGCCTGCCCGAGCGTCCTGACGGCCTCAGCGCCGTGGGGGCGACGGTTCAGACCCCCATCGGTCCGATCAACGTCTTCGGCGTCCACCTGACCCGACCCTGGCCCTATCAATATCAGTGGGGTCAGATCACCCAGGTCATGGCCCTGTCCGAGCGGATGAAGGCCGCACCAGACCATCCCACTATCGCCGCCGGGGACTTCAACAGCGTCTCCAGCGCCCGGATCGGCAAACAGATCCAGTCCGACCTGGGCCTGGTCCCCGCGCCCGGCTGGCCCGGCACCTGGCCCAGCCAGATTCCCTCCTTCGCCGGCATCACTATCGACCAGGTCTATCGTTCGCCGGATCTGGCCCTGATCACGCGCCGCCTGGGGGAACCGACGGGATCCGACCACCGCCCCGTCGTCACCGAGTTCACCCGCGCTCAGTCGCGATAA
- a CDS encoding DUF4112 domain-containing protein — protein MARRSIRDIENIWSNVEGVKKLSDRVIGIGPFGMGLDAMLTWVPVVGTAYTVGTGGWLMLQAVRAKATPATLARMGAYMAIDTATGTVPIAGDIVDTFFPGQLMAARALQKHIESTHWVEDTEANARATGDHAMHEARVQNDKTLKRIIYLHD, from the coding sequence ATGGCCAGACGGTCGATCCGGGATATCGAGAACATCTGGTCCAATGTCGAGGGCGTCAAGAAACTGTCGGACCGGGTCATCGGCATCGGCCCTTTCGGCATGGGGCTGGACGCCATGCTGACCTGGGTGCCGGTTGTCGGCACGGCATACACGGTCGGGACGGGCGGCTGGCTGATGCTTCAGGCCGTGCGGGCCAAGGCGACGCCGGCGACCCTGGCGCGCATGGGGGCCTATATGGCCATCGACACCGCTACTGGGACGGTGCCCATCGCGGGCGACATCGTCGACACCTTCTTTCCCGGACAGCTGATGGCGGCGCGGGCGCTGCAAAAGCATATCGAAAGCACCCACTGGGTCGAGGACACCGAGGCCAATGCGCGCGCCACCGGCGATCACGCGATGCACGAAGCCCGCGTGCAGAACGACAAGACGCTGAAGCGGATCATCTATCTGCACGATTGA
- a CDS encoding DUF2793 domain-containing protein: MSDDFSARLNLPYLAAGQMQKHVTLNTALTRLDALLQTAVVSRTTAIEPADASDGDLNILPQEAEGAAWAGRAAGALMRFERGGWTVVTTPDGMIACVLDEGVVVVWADAGWVALGQRLGEVQGLKRLGLGTTADEANPLAAKINAALLTARSVEEGGDGDLRLTLNKATAGDVLSMLFQSGYAARAELGLIGDDDLTLKACDDAGIWRSVCRVDRGTGRIAFDQGAVRRETTLFTSDDDYALPAWARWVEATCVGGGGGGGAGLAGPAGASRLGGGGGGAGGLSLGRWSTDDLEVVLTITVGAGGISGVSGGDSEVATGDTVLLRATGGTAAGSGAGGAGGIGQRPANPGGSSSTTATAATGAETTCSEGPGGGGAGGGLSAADVAYAGGVGGVGGWSGLRAAGGVAGAAGQASPKPLLSMVGGGGGGGDASASGAGGPGGSGALFGAGGGGGGAGLTFGGQGGSGASGAVLITVVG, from the coding sequence ATGAGCGACGATTTCAGCGCGCGTCTGAACCTGCCCTATCTGGCGGCGGGGCAGATGCAGAAGCATGTGACCCTGAATACGGCCCTGACCCGGCTGGACGCCCTGTTGCAGACGGCGGTGGTCAGCCGCACGACGGCGATCGAGCCGGCCGATGCGTCGGATGGCGATCTCAATATCCTGCCGCAAGAGGCCGAAGGCGCAGCCTGGGCCGGACGGGCGGCCGGCGCCCTGATGCGGTTCGAGCGCGGCGGCTGGACCGTCGTGACAACGCCGGACGGCATGATAGCCTGCGTTCTGGACGAAGGCGTCGTGGTGGTGTGGGCCGATGCGGGCTGGGTCGCGCTGGGACAGCGACTGGGCGAGGTGCAGGGCCTTAAGCGGCTGGGTCTCGGGACGACCGCCGACGAAGCCAATCCCCTGGCGGCCAAGATCAACGCCGCCCTGTTGACGGCGCGCAGCGTGGAGGAGGGCGGCGACGGCGACCTTCGCCTGACGCTGAACAAGGCGACGGCGGGCGATGTCCTGTCGATGCTGTTCCAGAGCGGATACGCCGCCCGCGCAGAACTGGGTCTGATCGGCGACGACGATCTGACCCTCAAGGCCTGCGACGACGCCGGGATATGGCGGTCCGTGTGCCGCGTGGATCGCGGGACGGGGCGTATCGCCTTCGATCAAGGCGCGGTCCGGCGCGAGACGACGCTCTTCACCAGCGATGACGACTATGCCCTGCCGGCCTGGGCGCGCTGGGTTGAGGCGACCTGCGTGGGCGGTGGCGGCGGCGGGGGCGCAGGGCTGGCTGGCCCGGCTGGCGCGTCGCGCCTGGGCGGCGGCGGAGGCGGCGCCGGCGGCCTGAGCCTCGGGCGCTGGTCGACCGACGATCTGGAGGTCGTCCTGACGATCACGGTCGGCGCCGGCGGGATCAGCGGCGTTTCGGGCGGAGATAGTGAGGTCGCGACGGGTGACACGGTCCTGTTGCGCGCGACGGGCGGCACCGCAGCCGGTTCGGGCGCTGGTGGAGCAGGCGGTATCGGCCAGCGGCCCGCCAATCCTGGCGGGAGCTCTTCGACAACCGCAACGGCGGCGACGGGCGCAGAAACCACATGCTCGGAAGGGCCGGGCGGAGGCGGGGCTGGCGGCGGTCTGAGCGCGGCGGATGTCGCCTATGCCGGAGGCGTGGGCGGCGTGGGCGGCTGGTCGGGCCTTCGCGCGGCTGGCGGTGTCGCGGGCGCTGCGGGTCAGGCCTCGCCCAAGCCGCTCTTGTCGATGGTTGGCGGCGGCGGCGGAGGCGGCGATGCATCAGCGAGCGGAGCGGGCGGTCCCGGCGGCTCAGGCGCGCTGTTCGGAGCGGGGGGCGGGGGAGGCGGCGCGGGTCTGACCTTCGGCGGCCAAGGCGGTTCGGGCGCTTCCGGCGCGGTTCTGATCACGGTCGTCGGATGA
- a CDS encoding M15 family metallopeptidase translates to MSFRLSSRSRARLVGVHPALIAVVEAAIARTPVNFMITEGLRTAERQAALVKAGASRTARSRHLTGHAVDVGALVEGQARWDWPLYGRIAEAFKAALDLKTPLIWGGDWKTLRDGPHFELDRKAFP, encoded by the coding sequence ATGAGCTTTCGTCTGTCCAGCCGGTCGCGGGCACGGCTCGTCGGCGTGCATCCGGCCCTGATTGCGGTGGTCGAGGCGGCGATCGCGCGCACGCCGGTGAATTTCATGATCACCGAGGGGCTGCGCACGGCCGAACGTCAGGCCGCCCTGGTCAAGGCGGGTGCCAGCCGCACCGCGCGCTCGCGCCATCTGACGGGTCACGCCGTCGATGTCGGCGCCCTGGTCGAAGGGCAGGCGCGATGGGACTGGCCGCTGTATGGCCGGATCGCCGAGGCGTTCAAGGCGGCGCTCGACCTGAAGACGCCTCTGATCTGGGGCGGCGACTGGAAGACGCTGCGGGACGGTCCGCATTTCGAGCTGGATCGAAAGGCTTTTCCATGA
- a CDS encoding flagellin, translating to MATSINTNYGAAVALQNLNATNAMLERTQNRVSTGLKVGSAKDSGAIYAIATGQRANMGAMDSVRASLQRGQSIVDVSLAAGDTVTAALEEMKGLAVSIAGSTGATQTSYLTEFRALGAEITSALAGASFDGVNLWTNAAATNVIKDVSGGTTSVGFTVAGGMAGDTAITTITNQSIAAGAATTAAVDAAIAKVTDALSTLGTQSKSVSRQVTFLNKLQDATEAGIGNLVDADLAKESAKLTALQTKQQLGVQALSIANQSSQTLLSLFRN from the coding sequence ATGGCTACGAGCATCAATACGAACTACGGCGCAGCTGTCGCCCTGCAAAACCTCAATGCGACCAACGCCATGTTGGAGCGCACGCAAAACCGTGTCTCGACCGGCCTGAAAGTCGGCAGCGCCAAGGATAGCGGCGCCATCTACGCCATCGCCACCGGACAACGCGCCAACATGGGCGCCATGGATTCCGTGCGCGCCTCGCTGCAACGCGGCCAGTCGATCGTCGATGTGTCGCTCGCGGCCGGCGATACGGTGACGGCGGCTCTGGAAGAAATGAAAGGTCTGGCCGTCAGCATCGCCGGTTCGACCGGCGCGACCCAGACCTCCTACCTGACCGAATTCCGCGCCTTGGGCGCCGAAATCACCTCCGCCCTGGCCGGTGCATCGTTCGATGGCGTGAACCTCTGGACCAACGCTGCTGCGACCAATGTGATCAAGGATGTCAGCGGCGGCACCACGTCCGTCGGCTTCACGGTCGCGGGTGGCATGGCTGGCGACACCGCCATCACCACCATCACCAACCAGTCCATCGCCGCCGGCGCGGCGACGACCGCTGCGGTCGACGCCGCCATCGCCAAGGTGACGGACGCTTTGTCGACCCTCGGCACCCAATCCAAGTCGGTCAGCCGCCAGGTGACCTTCCTGAACAAGCTTCAGGATGCGACCGAAGCGGGCATCGGCAATCTGGTGGATGCCGACCTGGCCAAGGAAAGCGCCAAGCTGACCGCCCTGCAAACCAAGCAACAGCTGGGCGTGCAGGCGCTGTCGATCGCTAACCAGAGCAGCCAGACGCTGCTGAGCCTGTTCCGGAACTAA
- a CDS encoding flagellin yields the protein MPSINTNYGAAVALQSLNKTNSELERTQNRINTGMKVSSAKDSGAIFSIATAQRANASSQDAVRAGLQRTQSITDVALAAGDTITAALEEMKGLAVSIAGTTAGSAAETSYLAEYNALGLEITSAIAGASFDGVNSLTTPLGVAGVTDVSGGGKARADATTAKVDTAIATVTSALSTLGTQSKSLGRQITFVNKLQDALEAGVGNLVDADLAKESAKLTALQTKQQLGVQALSIANQGSSILLSLFR from the coding sequence ATGCCCAGCATCAACACGAACTACGGCGCCGCAGTCGCTCTGCAGAGCCTGAACAAGACCAACAGCGAGTTGGAGCGGACCCAGAACCGCATCAACACCGGTATGAAGGTGTCGTCGGCCAAGGACAGCGGCGCGATCTTCTCCATCGCCACGGCCCAACGGGCGAACGCCTCTTCGCAAGACGCCGTCCGCGCCGGCTTGCAGCGCACCCAGTCGATCACCGACGTGGCCCTGGCCGCCGGCGACACGATCACGGCCGCTCTGGAAGAGATGAAGGGCCTGGCCGTCAGCATCGCCGGAACGACGGCGGGCTCGGCGGCTGAAACCTCCTACCTAGCCGAATACAATGCGCTGGGCCTGGAAATCACGTCGGCGATCGCCGGCGCGTCCTTCGACGGCGTCAACAGCCTGACCACGCCTCTGGGCGTCGCCGGCGTCACGGATGTCAGCGGCGGCGGCAAGGCGCGAGCCGACGCCACTACCGCCAAGGTCGACACCGCCATCGCTACCGTGACCAGCGCCCTGTCGACGCTGGGCACTCAGTCCAAGTCGCTGGGCCGTCAGATCACCTTCGTCAACAAGCTTCAGGACGCTCTTGAAGCCGGCGTGGGCAATCTGGTGGACGCCGACCTGGCCAAGGAAAGCGCCAAGCTGACCGCCCTGCAGACCAAGCAACAGCTGGGCGTGCAGGCGCTTTCGATCGCCAACCAGGGCAGCTCGATCCTGCTGAGCCTCTTCCGCTAA
- a CDS encoding flagellin: MASVNTNYGAAVALQSLNKTNSELERTQNRINTGMKVSSAKDSGAIFAIATSQRANASAQDSVRGSIQRGQSIVDVALAAGDTITSALEEMKGLAVSIAGSTGAAKTSYENEFAALGQEIKSALDGASFDGVNLLKTASTGGTAVNVRIGTGATDTKTIGIATDLSANTDLAKFTAASPTVADFTSANVDLVMTAVTTALSTLGTQSKSLGRTVSFVNKLQDSLEAGVGNLVDADLAKESARLTALQTKQQLGVQALSIANQGSSILLSLFR; the protein is encoded by the coding sequence ATGGCGAGTGTAAACACAAACTACGGGGCTGCAGTCGCGCTGCAGAGCCTGAACAAGACCAACAGCGAGTTGGAGCGGACTCAAAACCGCATCAACACCGGCATGAAGGTATCGTCGGCGAAGGACAGCGGGGCGATCTTCGCCATCGCCACGTCCCAGCGGGCGAACGCCAGCGCTCAGGACTCGGTTCGCGGCTCCATCCAGCGCGGTCAATCCATCGTCGACGTGGCCCTGGCCGCCGGCGATACGATCACGTCCGCTCTGGAAGAGATGAAGGGCCTCGCCGTCAGCATCGCCGGTTCCACCGGCGCGGCGAAGACGTCCTATGAAAACGAGTTCGCGGCCCTGGGTCAGGAAATCAAGAGCGCGTTGGACGGCGCCAGCTTCGACGGGGTCAACCTGCTGAAGACGGCGTCCACGGGCGGTACGGCGGTCAACGTCCGTATCGGCACCGGCGCGACCGACACCAAGACCATCGGCATCGCCACCGATCTCAGCGCCAACACCGACCTGGCCAAGTTCACGGCTGCGTCGCCGACGGTCGCCGACTTCACCTCGGCGAACGTCGACCTGGTCATGACGGCCGTCACTACGGCCCTGTCGACCTTGGGCACCCAGTCCAAATCGCTGGGCCGCACCGTCAGCTTCGTCAACAAGCTTCAGGACTCTCTTGAAGCCGGCGTTGGCAATCTGGTGGACGCCGACCTTGCCAAGGAAAGCGCCCGACTGACCGCTCTGCAAACCAAGCAACAGCTGGGCGTGCAGGCGCTGTCGATCGCCAACCAAGGCAGCTCGATCCTGCTGAGCCTCTTCCGCTAA
- a CDS encoding flagellin: protein MPSINTNYGAAVALQSLNKTNSELERTQNRINTGMKVSSAKDSGAIFSIATSQRAAAASQDAVRAGLQRTQSITDVALAAGDTITSALEEMKGLAVSIAGSTGAAQTSYLAEYNALGTEIASAISGASFDGVNSLTTLGSNAAITAVNTGSITAANATTANVDAAITATTSALSTLGTQSKSLGRQITFVNKLQDALEAGVGNLVDADLAKESAKLTALQTKQQLGVQALSIANQGSSILLGLFR from the coding sequence ATGCCCAGCATCAATACGAACTACGGCGCCGCAGTCGCTCTGCAGAGCCTGAACAAGACCAACAGCGAGTTGGAGCGGACCCAGAACCGCATCAACACCGGCATGAAGGTGTCGTCGGCCAAGGATAGCGGGGCGATTTTCTCTATCGCCACATCCCAGCGCGCCGCCGCCGCTTCGCAAGACGCCGTCCGCGCCGGCTTGCAGCGCACTCAATCGATCACCGACGTGGCCTTGGCCGCCGGCGACACGATCACGAGCGCGCTGGAAGAAATGAAGGGTTTGGCTGTCAGCATCGCCGGTTCCACCGGCGCGGCCCAGACGTCCTACCTGGCTGAGTACAACGCCCTGGGTACGGAAATCGCCTCGGCGATCTCCGGCGCATCGTTCGACGGCGTCAACAGCCTGACCACGTTGGGATCCAACGCGGCCATCACCGCGGTGAACACCGGCAGTATCACGGCCGCCAACGCCACGACCGCCAACGTCGATGCGGCCATCACCGCAACGACCAGCGCCTTGTCGACCCTGGGCACCCAGTCCAAGTCGCTGGGCCGTCAGATCACCTTCGTCAACAAGCTTCAGGACGCGCTTGAAGCCGGCGTGGGCAATCTGGTGGACGCCGATCTGGCCAAGGAAAGCGCCAAGCTGACCGCTCTGCAGACCAAGCAACAGCTGGGCGTGCAGGCGCTGTCAATCGCCAACCAGGGCAGCTCGATCCTGCTGGGCCTGTTCCGCTAA
- a CDS encoding flagellar protein FlaG translates to MTQNVERTVGLPPPIPEIPVSVRHEPVARNDNEDASRYRLTIEAVGDHHFVYKVLDRVTGEVIRQLPREEVEKLSRDPTYRGGKLIDTAV, encoded by the coding sequence ATGACGCAGAATGTCGAAAGAACAGTAGGCTTACCTCCGCCAATCCCCGAAATCCCCGTTTCCGTTCGTCACGAGCCTGTGGCGAGGAACGACAATGAGGACGCCAGCCGCTACCGCCTCACCATCGAAGCCGTGGGCGACCACCATTTCGTCTACAAGGTCCTGGACCGCGTGACGGGCGAGGTGATCCGGCAGCTTCCACGCGAAGAGGTGGAGAAGCTCAGCCGCGACCCGACCTATCGCGGGGGAAAATTGATCGATACAGCTGTCTGA